One Rhizobiales bacterium GAS188 DNA window includes the following coding sequences:
- a CDS encoding amino acid/amide ABC transporter membrane protein 2, HAAT family /amino acid/amide ABC transporter ATP-binding protein 1, HAAT family — protein sequence MSAAAESTKPSASSAVPGTLGYLALAAVAVAAAVLAPFDDYILHILVETATYAIAVFGLTVVLGLCGQINLAQAAFFGFGAYAVGLGTADLHISFWLSLAMGGAVALVMGALLGMSTLRLGGHYLAMVTISFQQIITLIMVNWIPVTHGPDGIGNIARPGLFASANSYLGFCVLALAFIGYLVWRLPETRLGRSMRAVRDNELAASVAGIDVYRVKVAAFALCALLGGIGGGLFAGGFSYVSPDQFSFAESIVFLTMALLGGVGSPIGALIGTGLLIVLPETLRFLKSVPGLYLAIYGLSVILIIRFMPDGIWGFVQGYLRKWFAPKPFADAAPDLVLAPAKAEATSVLEVEGLSKHFGGLKAVDGVSLAVRRGGVHALIGPNGSGKTTTLNVLSGIYTPTAGAIVLDGLDVTALPPHARTVAGLGRTFQNIRLFRSMTALENVVIGAEHPANAFSGETSLAARARAALAFVGLEPRAQSLVTSFSYGHQRLIEIARALAGNPTLLLLDEPAAGLNSTEKVELRDLLRRIAAKGLTILIIDHDMTLVSDVAEHITVLNFGRRIADGVAADVLRNPDVIAAYLGSEPDVPHHA from the coding sequence ATGAGCGCCGCGGCCGAGAGCACGAAGCCCTCGGCGTCGAGCGCGGTGCCGGGCACGCTCGGTTATCTGGCGCTCGCCGCGGTCGCCGTAGCGGCTGCGGTGCTCGCGCCCTTCGACGATTATATCCTGCATATCCTGGTCGAGACCGCGACCTATGCGATCGCGGTCTTCGGGCTGACCGTGGTGCTCGGCCTGTGCGGCCAGATCAACCTTGCCCAGGCCGCCTTCTTCGGCTTCGGCGCCTATGCGGTGGGCCTCGGCACGGCCGACCTGCATATCAGCTTCTGGCTGTCGCTGGCGATGGGCGGCGCGGTCGCGCTCGTCATGGGGGCGCTGCTCGGCATGTCGACCTTGCGGCTCGGCGGCCATTACCTCGCCATGGTGACGATCAGCTTCCAGCAGATCATCACGCTGATCATGGTCAACTGGATTCCCGTCACCCACGGGCCGGACGGCATCGGCAATATCGCGCGGCCGGGGCTCTTCGCCTCGGCGAATTCCTATCTCGGCTTCTGCGTGCTGGCCCTCGCCTTCATCGGCTATCTCGTCTGGCGGCTGCCGGAAACCAGGCTCGGGCGCTCCATGCGCGCCGTGCGCGACAACGAGCTCGCAGCCTCGGTCGCGGGCATCGACGTCTATCGCGTCAAGGTCGCGGCCTTCGCGCTCTGCGCGCTCCTCGGCGGCATCGGCGGGGGGCTGTTCGCGGGCGGCTTCTCCTATGTCAGCCCGGATCAGTTCTCCTTCGCCGAATCGATCGTCTTTCTCACCATGGCGCTGCTCGGCGGCGTCGGCTCGCCGATCGGGGCGCTGATCGGCACCGGCCTCCTGATCGTGCTGCCCGAGACCTTGCGCTTCCTCAAGAGTGTGCCGGGGCTCTATCTCGCCATTTACGGCCTCTCGGTCATCCTCATCATCCGCTTCATGCCGGACGGCATCTGGGGCTTCGTGCAGGGTTATCTGCGCAAATGGTTCGCGCCGAAGCCCTTCGCGGATGCCGCCCCGGACCTCGTGCTCGCACCCGCCAAGGCCGAGGCGACCTCGGTGCTCGAGGTCGAGGGGCTGTCCAAGCATTTCGGTGGCCTCAAGGCGGTGGACGGCGTGTCGCTCGCGGTGCGCCGCGGCGGCGTGCATGCGCTGATCGGGCCGAACGGCTCCGGCAAGACCACGACGCTCAACGTGCTCTCGGGCATCTACACGCCGACCGCCGGCGCGATCGTGCTCGATGGCCTCGACGTGACGGCGCTGCCCCCGCATGCGCGCACGGTCGCGGGGCTCGGCCGCACCTTCCAGAACATCCGCCTGTTCCGCTCGATGACGGCGCTCGAGAACGTCGTCATCGGCGCCGAGCATCCGGCCAATGCATTCAGCGGCGAGACGTCGCTGGCCGCACGCGCCCGCGCGGCGCTCGCCTTCGTCGGGCTCGAGCCGCGCGCGCAGAGCCTGGTGACGAGCTTCTCTTACGGCCATCAGCGCCTGATCGAGATCGCCCGGGCGCTCGCCGGCAACCCGACCCTACTGCTCCTCGACGAGCCGGCCGCCGGGTTGAACTCCACCGAGAAGGTCGAGCTGCGCGACCTCCTCCGGCGCATCGCCGCGAAGGGCCTCACCATCCTGATCATCGACCATGACATGACCTTGGTGAGCGACGTCGCCGAGCACATCACCGTCCTGAATTTCGGCCGCCGCATCGCCGATGGGGTCGCGGCCGATGTGCTGCGCAATCCCGATGTGATCGCGGCCTATCTCGGAAGCGAGCCCGATGTCCCTCATCACGCTTGA
- a CDS encoding beta-1,4-glucosyltransferase, with protein MASFFPTRDILGAKVAICTSGAAIAFLLGELAARRPTRVAFANANLLTVLTGTSEGTRLLDDFLVLNDGVGLDIASKLLYGAPFPDNPHGTDLTPALLAAAPKSTRLFLFGARPGIADKAASVLAQRFGLTICGTRDGYADAGDPAPPVAAIRAAKADIVLVALGNPRQEQWMARHGAELGAPLVIGVGALFDFLAGAVPRAPLFIQRIRLEWLWRVAHEPRRLGKRYTIDFARFLWLVLQQRRSKR; from the coding sequence ATGGCCAGTTTCTTCCCGACGCGCGACATATTGGGCGCCAAGGTCGCGATCTGTACAAGCGGCGCGGCGATCGCCTTCCTGCTCGGCGAGCTCGCGGCGCGGCGGCCGACGCGCGTCGCCTTCGCCAATGCCAATCTCCTGACCGTGCTCACAGGCACGTCCGAAGGCACGCGGCTGCTCGACGATTTCCTGGTGCTCAATGACGGTGTCGGCCTCGACATCGCCTCGAAGCTGCTCTACGGCGCGCCCTTCCCGGACAACCCCCACGGCACGGATCTAACCCCGGCGCTGCTCGCCGCCGCCCCCAAATCCACGAGGCTCTTCCTGTTCGGCGCGCGACCAGGCATCGCCGACAAGGCTGCTTCCGTTCTGGCGCAGCGTTTCGGCCTGACGATCTGCGGCACGCGCGACGGCTATGCGGATGCCGGCGATCCGGCGCCGCCGGTCGCAGCGATCCGCGCCGCCAAGGCCGACATCGTGCTGGTGGCGCTCGGCAATCCGCGCCAGGAGCAATGGATGGCGCGACACGGGGCTGAGCTCGGCGCGCCGCTCGTCATCGGTGTCGGCGCCCTCTTCGACTTCCTCGCCGGAGCGGTGCCGCGCGCGCCGCTCTTTATCCAGCGCATCCGTCTCGAATGGCTGTGGCGCGTCGCGCATGAGCCGCGGCGTCTCGGCAAGCGCTACACGATCGATTTTGCGCGCTTCCTGTGGCTGGTGCTCCAACAGCGGCGGAGCAAGCGCTAG
- a CDS encoding carboxypeptidase Taq has translation MTVSALNAAIGRINDVLCASSVLVWDSRTMLPKGGAATRAGQLATLIGVARDLLMSGETRRALDGARREVETTPQDDPWRRAVASVEQAISLHERVPAELIERKARLNGIGTQIWFQARADNDFRAFAPVLAEIVAASRDYADAVGWTQHPYDALIGLYEPGTTLVDLQKLFGELASGIRPVLDQALGRKRPRQDFLDQPFAEAKVHAAGKLLSETLGYDYERGRLDKTVHPFAISFTREDVRITMRLGEKSFANSLFGAMHETGHGLYEQNVDPAFTRTPLTTNLVSLYAGGGASLGTHESQSRLQENHVGRSHAFWRVHFGRVKEVLGGLDGVDADAFHKAVNTVSTGLIRTEADELTYDFHIMLRVEFEAALLSRDIKVDDIPGAWNEAMRRHLGVGVPNDREGCLQDIHWSSGAMGSFCTYTLGNVMAAQLFATAKAEGEGVSASLESGDTTPLRAWLKENVWRHGKRFGRDELLRRSTGRALEAGPYLAYLKGKYAEV, from the coding sequence ATGACCGTCTCTGCCTTGAACGCCGCCATCGGCCGCATCAACGACGTGCTCTGCGCCTCCTCGGTGCTGGTCTGGGACAGCCGCACCATGCTGCCGAAGGGCGGTGCCGCGACCCGCGCAGGCCAGCTCGCGACGCTCATCGGCGTGGCGCGTGACCTCTTGATGTCGGGCGAGACGCGCCGGGCGCTCGACGGCGCGCGGCGCGAGGTCGAGACGACGCCGCAGGACGATCCCTGGCGGCGCGCGGTCGCAAGCGTCGAGCAGGCGATCAGCCTGCATGAACGCGTCCCGGCCGAGCTGATCGAGCGCAAGGCGAGGCTCAACGGCATCGGCACGCAGATCTGGTTCCAGGCGCGCGCCGACAATGATTTTCGTGCCTTCGCGCCGGTTCTCGCCGAGATCGTGGCGGCGTCGCGCGACTATGCCGATGCGGTCGGCTGGACGCAGCATCCCTATGATGCGCTGATCGGCCTCTACGAGCCGGGGACGACGCTCGTCGATCTGCAAAAGCTATTCGGGGAGCTCGCGAGCGGCATCAGGCCGGTCCTCGACCAGGCGCTCGGCCGCAAGCGGCCGCGCCAGGATTTTCTCGACCAGCCTTTCGCGGAGGCGAAGGTGCATGCGGCAGGAAAGCTCCTCTCCGAGACGCTCGGCTATGACTATGAGCGCGGCCGGCTCGACAAGACGGTGCATCCCTTCGCCATCTCGTTCACGCGCGAGGATGTGCGCATCACCATGCGGCTCGGCGAGAAGAGCTTCGCCAATTCGCTGTTCGGCGCGATGCATGAGACCGGCCATGGCCTCTACGAGCAGAATGTCGATCCGGCCTTCACCCGCACGCCGCTGACCACGAATCTCGTCAGCCTCTATGCCGGCGGCGGCGCGAGCCTCGGCACGCATGAATCGCAATCGCGCCTGCAGGAGAACCATGTGGGGCGCAGCCACGCCTTCTGGCGCGTCCATTTCGGGCGGGTGAAGGAGGTTTTGGGCGGGCTCGACGGGGTCGATGCCGATGCCTTCCACAAGGCCGTCAACACGGTCTCGACCGGCCTCATCCGCACCGAGGCCGACGAATTGACCTATGACTTCCACATCATGCTGCGCGTCGAGTTCGAGGCCGCCTTGCTGAGCCGGGACATCAAGGTCGACGATATTCCGGGCGCCTGGAACGAGGCCATGCGGCGCCATCTCGGCGTCGGCGTGCCGAATGACCGCGAAGGCTGCCTGCAGGACATCCATTGGTCCTCGGGCGCCATGGGGTCGTTCTGCACCTATACGCTCGGCAATGTCATGGCGGCCCAGCTCTTCGCCACCGCGAAGGCTGAGGGCGAGGGCGTCTCCGCTTCCTTGGAGAGTGGCGACACGACGCCGTTGCGGGCCTGGCTCAAGGAGAATGTCTGGCGGCACGGCAAGCGCTTCGGCCGCGACGAGCTGTTGCGGCGCTCGACCGGCCGGGCTCTCGAAGCCGGCCCCTATCTCGCTTATCTCAAGGGCAAATACGCCGAGGTGTGA
- a CDS encoding amino acid/amide ABC transporter ATP-binding protein 2, HAAT family: MSLITLEDLTVRYGEIEAVHGISLSVEPGEVVTLLGANGAGKSTTLRAISGLAKPASGDIRFEGRSIAGFGPEAIVKLGIAHVPEGRRVFPGLTARENIMLGASNRGHMAKRSLVAESDEMFDLFPDIRPFADALGWTLSGGQQQMVAVARGLMAKPRLLLLDEPSLGLAPVIVQKVFAIIAEIRRRGTTVLLVEQNARMALSVADRGYVLETGRLALSGKPDELWQNDDVRAAYLGGRTAKA, translated from the coding sequence ATGTCCCTCATCACGCTTGAGGATCTCACGGTCCGCTACGGCGAGATCGAGGCCGTGCACGGCATCTCGCTCAGCGTCGAGCCAGGCGAGGTCGTGACCCTGCTCGGCGCCAACGGCGCGGGCAAGTCGACGACGTTGCGGGCGATCTCCGGTCTCGCCAAGCCGGCATCGGGCGATATCCGCTTCGAGGGCCGATCGATCGCAGGATTCGGCCCCGAGGCCATCGTCAAGCTCGGCATCGCCCATGTGCCGGAAGGCCGGCGGGTCTTCCCCGGCCTCACGGCGCGCGAGAACATCATGCTCGGCGCCTCGAATCGCGGCCATATGGCCAAGCGCAGCCTGGTCGCCGAATCCGACGAGATGTTCGATCTCTTCCCCGATATCCGCCCCTTCGCGGATGCGCTCGGCTGGACCTTGTCGGGCGGCCAGCAGCAGATGGTCGCGGTAGCGCGCGGCCTGATGGCGAAACCGCGCCTGCTGCTGCTCGACGAGCCTTCGCTCGGCCTCGCTCCGGTGATCGTGCAGAAGGTGTTCGCCATCATCGCCGAGATCCGCCGGCGCGGCACGACGGTGCTGCTCGTCGAGCAGAATGCCCGCATGGCCTTGAGCGTCGCGGATCGCGGCTATGTGCTCGAGACCGGCCGCCTGGCGCTGTCCGGCAAGCCCGACGAGCTGTGGCAGAACGACGATGTCAGGGCCGCCTATCTCGGCGGGCGGACGGCAAAGGCCTGA
- a CDS encoding amino acid/amide ABC transporter substrate-binding protein, HAAT family — MRLTRRSFSTALTATLAAPALIGRAGAQGATIKIGMVLPVTGPAAEQGRYALTGAKLALDAVNKAGGVLGKQIELITEDDQTTNPGVVLAFSKLAAQSDIVAFLGSIRSTQVHAMSPDVLKLGKPVMIGGTDPTLTHMGNPWLFRFRPNDSYSGRVLADYGVNTLGKKNWAIVHSTDAFGTAAGKALADALGKIGATVALDQGYANQSQDFTPVVLAVKQSGADILGSYFTFENDLGIFARQLRQLGVNIPYVGSPSIVNVTAMKLAGPALYGTFGVTDFAEDSSEAAKAFSKIYREAAKVAPDVQASWTYDAMTILCAAINKAGKTDPTAVREAILAIKGFPGAEGQYNFDANGDGLHGYNIVRNEKGNIVYDKHIDFTD; from the coding sequence ATGAGACTGACGCGTCGCAGCTTTTCGACTGCGCTCACCGCAACTCTCGCTGCCCCGGCCCTGATCGGGCGCGCCGGCGCGCAGGGGGCGACGATCAAGATCGGCATGGTGTTGCCGGTCACCGGGCCGGCGGCCGAGCAGGGCCGCTATGCGCTCACCGGCGCCAAGCTCGCACTCGACGCCGTCAACAAGGCGGGCGGCGTGCTCGGCAAGCAGATCGAGCTCATCACGGAGGACGATCAGACCACCAACCCCGGCGTCGTGCTGGCCTTCTCGAAGCTCGCCGCCCAGAGCGACATCGTCGCCTTCCTCGGCTCGATCCGCTCGACGCAGGTGCACGCCATGTCGCCTGACGTCTTGAAGCTCGGCAAGCCGGTGATGATCGGGGGCACGGATCCGACCCTGACCCATATGGGCAATCCATGGCTGTTCCGCTTCCGCCCGAACGATTCCTATTCCGGCCGCGTGCTCGCCGATTACGGCGTCAACACGCTCGGCAAGAAGAACTGGGCCATCGTGCACTCGACCGATGCCTTCGGCACTGCGGCCGGCAAGGCGCTTGCCGACGCGCTCGGCAAGATCGGCGCGACCGTCGCGCTCGATCAGGGCTACGCCAATCAGAGCCAGGACTTCACGCCGGTGGTGCTGGCGGTCAAGCAGTCCGGCGCCGATATTCTCGGCTCCTATTTCACCTTCGAGAACGATCTCGGGATCTTCGCCCGGCAGTTGCGCCAGCTCGGGGTCAATATTCCCTATGTGGGCTCGCCCTCGATCGTGAACGTCACCGCTATGAAACTCGCGGGACCTGCCCTCTACGGCACCTTCGGCGTCACCGATTTTGCCGAGGATTCGAGCGAAGCGGCAAAGGCTTTCAGCAAGATCTATCGCGAGGCCGCCAAGGTTGCGCCCGATGTCCAGGCCTCATGGACTTATGACGCGATGACTATCCTGTGCGCGGCCATCAACAAAGCCGGCAAGACCGATCCTACCGCCGTCCGCGAGGCGATCCTCGCCATCAAGGGCTTCCCGGGCGCCGAAGGCCAATACAATTTCGACGCCAATGGCGATGGCCTGCACGGCTACAACATCGTCAGGAACGAAAAGGGCAATATCGTCTACGACAAGCATATCGACTTCACCGACTGA
- a CDS encoding Adenylate cyclase, class 3, translating into MSEAEPLFTTLRQSADAAAAAAIERLVRDAPDHELNKINALDLAAKEGLDEERVIAAFLHGGRLGLFEMSWDVVCRSCGGVLNANATLKTLNKAEYSCAFCAALYETTLDNMVEVTFTVSPRVRKIAAHSPDTMSAAEYYRQVFWSSGTDLPADFERALQEVTLEAIELPPGERAILSVQLPAGRSIVFDPVTHAAQFLDAKGEPSRERQSVSMLFNNVHGLTPAMDMRPGPLRLTLENRTEMRVLPAVWIESPALDRLLERSKPVLTAKRLLTNQTFRDIYRTDTLDVDQRLKITSLTFLFTDLKGSTELYERVGDLVAFDLVREHFRVLQEIIASERGAVVKTSGDAVMATFATPDRAVAAAIRVRDAMVNLGEQRQLPSLLLKMGIHEGPCLAVTLNDRQDYFGQTVNIASRVQGLAESRSILVTERVVEDKEASTFLERSGLKPTLRRTALRGIADEMSVYEIP; encoded by the coding sequence ATGAGCGAAGCCGAGCCCCTGTTCACCACGCTGCGCCAATCCGCCGATGCCGCGGCGGCCGCGGCGATCGAGCGCCTCGTTCGCGATGCGCCCGATCATGAGCTGAACAAGATCAATGCGCTGGACCTCGCCGCCAAGGAGGGCCTTGACGAAGAACGCGTCATCGCGGCCTTCCTGCATGGCGGGCGCTTGGGTCTCTTCGAGATGTCCTGGGACGTCGTGTGCCGGAGCTGCGGCGGCGTCCTGAACGCCAATGCGACGCTGAAGACGCTCAACAAAGCCGAATATAGCTGCGCCTTCTGCGCGGCGCTCTACGAGACGACGCTCGACAACATGGTCGAGGTGACCTTCACGGTGAGTCCGCGGGTTCGCAAGATCGCCGCGCACAGTCCCGATACGATGTCGGCGGCCGAATACTACCGGCAGGTCTTCTGGAGTTCCGGCACCGACCTGCCCGCCGATTTCGAGCGGGCGCTGCAGGAGGTGACGCTCGAGGCGATCGAGCTGCCGCCGGGCGAGCGGGCCATTCTCTCCGTGCAATTGCCGGCTGGGCGGTCGATCGTCTTCGATCCGGTCACGCATGCGGCCCAGTTCCTCGACGCCAAAGGCGAGCCGAGCCGCGAGCGCCAGAGCGTGTCGATGCTCTTCAACAACGTGCACGGCCTGACGCCTGCGATGGATATGCGCCCGGGACCGCTGCGGCTGACGCTCGAGAACCGCACCGAGATGCGGGTACTGCCGGCAGTATGGATCGAGAGCCCCGCGCTCGATCGTCTCCTCGAACGGAGCAAGCCGGTGCTGACGGCGAAGCGGCTGCTCACCAACCAGACCTTCCGCGACATTTATCGCACCGATACGCTGGACGTCGACCAGCGCCTCAAGATCACGAGCCTCACCTTCCTGTTCACCGATCTCAAGGGCTCGACCGAGCTCTATGAGCGGGTCGGCGATCTCGTGGCCTTCGATCTTGTGAGAGAGCATTTCCGCGTGCTGCAAGAGATCATCGCCTCCGAAAGGGGCGCGGTGGTGAAGACGTCCGGCGATGCCGTCATGGCGACCTTCGCGACGCCCGATCGCGCCGTGGCGGCCGCGATCCGCGTGCGCGACGCGATGGTGAATCTCGGCGAACAGCGCCAGCTTCCGAGCCTGTTGCTGAAGATGGGCATCCATGAAGGGCCATGCCTTGCGGTCACGCTGAACGACCGCCAGGATTATTTCGGCCAGACCGTGAATATCGCTTCGCGGGTTCAAGGGCTTGCCGAATCGCGCTCGATCCTCGTGACCGAGAGGGTGGTGGAGGACAAAGAGGCCTCGACCTTCCTGGAGAGGAGCGGTCTGAAACCGACGCTGCGCCGCACCGCCTTGCGCGGCATCGCCGACGAGATGTCGGTGTATGAGATTCCGTAG
- a CDS encoding luciferase family oxidoreductase, group 1: MPEFSVLDLAPVPADHTPGDALRRTLDLAQHAEKWGYRRYWLAEHHNMVGIASAATSVVIGYVAGGTKTIRVGAGGIMLPNHAPIVIAEQFGTLESLYPGRIDLGLGRAPGTDQRTLRALRRDPDTADRFPQDVLELQALLGPLQPGQVVQAVPGTGLKVPLWILGSSLFGAQLAAMLGLPYAFASHFAPDALVEALEVYRARFEPSEQLAKPYAMIGVNVIAADTDVEARRLFTSAQQSFTNIFRGTRGRLQPPIDDIETYWSPVEKMQASRMLSCSVVGSPETVRHGLERLLKDTQADELMVASAIYDHAARLRSYEILAGLKSELSHDGAAGERQGALIAGR, from the coding sequence GTGCCCGAATTCTCCGTTCTCGACCTCGCCCCGGTTCCGGCCGACCACACGCCGGGCGATGCGCTGCGCCGCACGCTCGACCTCGCCCAGCATGCCGAAAAATGGGGTTATCGGCGCTATTGGCTGGCCGAGCATCACAACATGGTCGGCATCGCCAGTGCCGCGACCTCGGTGGTGATCGGCTATGTGGCGGGCGGCACGAAAACCATCCGCGTCGGCGCCGGCGGCATCATGCTGCCCAATCACGCGCCGATCGTGATCGCCGAGCAGTTCGGGACGCTGGAATCGCTCTATCCCGGCCGCATCGATCTGGGCCTCGGCCGGGCGCCCGGCACCGATCAGCGCACCTTGCGGGCCCTGCGGCGCGATCCCGATACTGCCGACCGGTTTCCTCAGGACGTGCTCGAGTTGCAGGCGCTGCTCGGCCCCCTGCAGCCCGGCCAGGTGGTGCAGGCCGTGCCCGGCACCGGGCTGAAGGTGCCGCTCTGGATCCTCGGCTCGAGCCTGTTCGGGGCGCAGCTCGCCGCCATGCTCGGCCTTCCCTACGCCTTCGCGTCGCATTTCGCGCCCGATGCGCTGGTGGAGGCGCTGGAAGTCTACCGGGCGAGATTCGAGCCTTCGGAGCAGCTCGCCAAACCGTATGCGATGATCGGCGTCAACGTGATCGCGGCCGACACGGATGTCGAGGCGCGCCGGCTGTTCACCTCGGCCCAGCAGAGCTTCACCAACATCTTCCGCGGCACGCGGGGCCGGCTGCAGCCGCCGATCGACGATATCGAGACCTATTGGTCGCCCGTCGAGAAGATGCAGGCCTCGCGGATGCTCAGCTGCTCGGTGGTCGGCTCGCCCGAAACGGTCCGCCACGGCCTCGAAAGGCTACTCAAGGACACGCAGGCCGATGAACTGATGGTCGCCTCCGCGATCTATGACCACGCGGCGCGGCTGCGCTCCTATGAGATCCTGGCCGGGCTCAAGAGCGAGCTCAGCCACGACGGCGCTGCTGGAGAACGCCAGGGGGCGCTGATCGCCGGCCGGTGA
- a CDS encoding amino acid/amide ABC transporter membrane protein 1, HAAT family yields the protein MDLALQLLFTGIGIGAVYALVALGFVLIFRATNVMNFAQGEFSMVAAFMMVVFAVDLGWPYWLSFLVSLAGMALVGVVFNLGVYYPLRNRSFLPVIIATIGASIFLANTVLALYGPQPQVLEGWFETPGIQLGPVYLDSQYLLIIAVTIVLVIFQYWFFEHTLIGKKLQATSQDKEMASLLGIPVSAMIMLTFVYSALLGGIAGILVAPILFVSIQMGATIALKAFAATIIGGFGDVAGAIIGGLALGVIETFGAAYVSVPYKDGFAFLVLVAFLVFRPQGIFGERVAEKA from the coding sequence GTGGATCTCGCGCTCCAGCTTCTGTTCACCGGCATCGGCATCGGGGCGGTCTACGCCCTGGTAGCGCTCGGCTTCGTGCTCATCTTCCGCGCCACCAATGTGATGAATTTCGCCCAGGGCGAGTTCTCGATGGTCGCGGCCTTCATGATGGTGGTGTTCGCCGTCGATCTCGGCTGGCCCTATTGGCTCTCCTTCCTGGTCTCGCTTGCCGGCATGGCGCTCGTCGGCGTGGTATTCAATCTCGGAGTCTACTACCCGCTGCGCAACCGCAGCTTCCTGCCGGTGATCATCGCCACCATCGGCGCCTCGATCTTCCTGGCGAACACGGTGCTCGCCCTTTACGGGCCGCAGCCGCAAGTGCTGGAGGGCTGGTTCGAGACGCCGGGCATCCAGCTCGGCCCCGTCTATCTCGACAGCCAGTATCTGTTGATCATCGCCGTCACCATCGTGCTCGTGATCTTCCAATACTGGTTCTTCGAGCACACGCTGATCGGCAAGAAGCTGCAGGCGACCTCGCAGGACAAGGAGATGGCCTCGCTCCTCGGCATCCCGGTCTCGGCGATGATCATGCTGACCTTCGTCTATTCGGCGCTGCTCGGAGGCATCGCCGGCATATTGGTGGCGCCGATCCTGTTCGTGTCGATCCAGATGGGCGCGACCATCGCGCTGAAGGCATTCGCCGCGACCATCATCGGCGGCTTCGGCGATGTGGCGGGCGCCATCATCGGCGGCCTGGCGCTCGGCGTCATCGAGACCTTCGGGGCCGCCTATGTGTCGGTGCCCTATAAGGACGGCTTCGCCTTCCTGGTGCTGGTCGCCTTCCTGGTCTTCCGCCCGCAAGGCATCTTCGGCGAGCGCGTGGCGGAGAAGGCATGA
- a CDS encoding Adenylate cyclase, class 3, which yields MSEAEALFTVLRQSADAQAVAAIERMVKDAPDHALNRVNVLDVAAKEGLGEEQVIAAFLHAARLGLFEMSWNVLCPGCSGVLDANTTLKTLDRAEYSCALCACGYEPTLDEMVEVTFTVNPRLRKIAAHTPDELPAHEYYRQIFWSSGIDLPQDFERLIDEVTLEGIELPAGERAVLSLQLPSGFLIVFDPVTHAAQFIEVKGEPTRERQNLSLVFNKVRAPTGTIELQPGPLRLALENRTDLRALPAVWVADDKLHELMGRRKPVLTAKRLLTNQTFRDIYRTDTLSVDQRLKITSLTFLFTDLKGSTELYDRVGDLVAFDLVREHFRLLQEIIASEAGAVVKTIGDAVMATFATPDRAVAAAIRMREAMTDLGEERQHASLLLKMGIHEGPCLAVTLNDRQDYFGQTVNIASRVQGLAESRSILATEKVVEDKEASSLLAKSGLKPTLRRTALRGIADEMSVYEIP from the coding sequence ATGAGCGAAGCCGAGGCTCTCTTCACAGTCTTGCGTCAATCGGCCGACGCCCAGGCGGTGGCGGCGATCGAGCGTATGGTCAAGGACGCCCCTGACCATGCGCTCAACCGGGTCAATGTGCTCGATGTCGCGGCGAAGGAAGGGCTCGGAGAGGAGCAGGTCATCGCCGCCTTCCTGCATGCGGCGCGGCTCGGCCTCTTCGAGATGTCCTGGAACGTCTTGTGCCCCGGCTGCAGCGGCGTGCTCGACGCCAATACCACGCTGAAGACGCTCGATCGCGCCGAATATAGTTGTGCGCTCTGTGCCTGCGGCTATGAGCCGACACTCGACGAGATGGTCGAGGTGACCTTCACGGTGAATCCGCGCCTGCGCAAGATCGCCGCTCACACTCCCGACGAGCTCCCGGCGCATGAATATTACCGGCAGATCTTCTGGAGCTCGGGAATCGATCTGCCGCAGGATTTCGAGCGCCTGATCGACGAGGTGACGCTCGAAGGGATCGAATTGCCGGCCGGCGAGCGGGCCGTCCTGTCCTTGCAATTGCCGAGCGGGTTCCTGATCGTCTTCGATCCCGTCACGCATGCGGCCCAGTTCATCGAGGTCAAGGGCGAGCCGACCCGCGAGCGCCAGAACCTCTCGCTCGTCTTCAACAAGGTGCGCGCCCCGACCGGCACCATCGAGCTGCAGCCCGGGCCGCTGCGCCTGGCCCTGGAGAACCGCACGGATTTGCGGGCGCTACCTGCCGTGTGGGTTGCCGACGACAAGCTTCACGAGCTCATGGGGCGCCGCAAGCCCGTCCTCACCGCGAAGCGCCTGCTCACCAACCAGACCTTCCGCGACATCTATCGCACCGACACGCTCAGCGTCGACCAGCGCCTCAAGATCACCAGCCTCACCTTCCTGTTCACCGATCTCAAGGGCTCGACCGAGCTTTATGACCGGGTCGGCGATCTGGTGGCCTTCGATCTCGTGCGCGAGCATTTCCGCCTGCTGCAGGAGATCATCGCCTCGGAGGCCGGCGCTGTGGTCAAGACCATCGGCGATGCCGTGATGGCGACCTTCGCGACGCCGGACCGCGCGGTCGCCGCCGCCATCCGCATGCGCGAGGCGATGACCGATCTCGGCGAGGAGCGCCAGCATGCGAGCCTGTTGCTGAAGATGGGCATCCATGAAGGGCCATGCCTCGCGGTCACGCTCAACGACCGCCAGGATTATTTCGGCCAGACCGTGAATATCGCTTCGCGCGTTCAAGGGCTTGCCGAATCGCGCTCGATCCTCGCGACCGAGAAGGTGGTCGAAGACAAAGAAGCCTCCTCCCTCCTCGCGAAGAGTGGGCTGAAACCGACGCTGCGGCGCACCGCCTTGCGCGGCATCGCCGACGAGATGTCCGTCTACGAGATTCCTTGA